The Paroedura picta isolate Pp20150507F chromosome 2, Ppicta_v3.0, whole genome shotgun sequence sequence CCCCAGCTTTAAGGCTGCTGTGGCACCTGGCAACATTTCCAAGTGCCAGGGGGCGGGGGCTTCATCCGAAAGAGGGGTTTACCCTCCGCAATCGCGATATTCTGTAAAAGGGAAAGGGCGACAGAAGCGGAACCCGCTTGGATACGAGGGACAACCAATCTGTCAAATAAAGGTTCGGGCTTTTCCCTTGCTGCGTTGCCTCCCTTATCTCGTTGCAAAGTTTGTTCCCTTCCGTTGTCCTTCAGTTTCAGTGTGGGGACGTTTGGATGAGGCTGTTATCTCGTCAGATGGTAGACCGTGCCTTTTCAATGTGTTCAGTTGTCAGGGGAAAATGTGTCAGGATTATAGATGGTGTCGCTACGGAGCAAGAACCTTGGGTTATGTACGGTTGAAAAGTTTCCAAAAATTGACGCTAAGTGAGACTTTGCTACAATACAGCTTTGAACCAACAGAAGCTTCACATGGAACCAGATTTCGTAAGTCCATGAAATGGTATAAAATGAATAGGCAACCCTAAAACGGTCTACTTGGAAGAAAGCCCCATAGTCTTCAGTGAGGCTTATTATTCAGAAAGCACTGACGATTGCAAATAGAACTAGAGTGCTTATTCATGTAGTTCCTGTCATAGCATCATATTTAATCCAAACCTTGGTGAAAGTGCATAttgacattttaaattgtttttactgGTATGAACAGAGAAATACTTAGCCCTGTGAGCTCTCATATGGAATACAAAGTGACACACAAGTATAACAACTAGAGTGTCAATGTGCATGGATTAGATAGAAGGTtacaaatggatgcagaataaTTTAACTAAGTTTCCCATCCTGACACCTATTTTGAGCAGGTGACGCTGTGAGAGAGATGAGCAATGTCTAAGCAAACCACAGTTGCTGTCGTTGTGGCCACTCTGTTGGGTGTTACAGCAGGAGGTCTGTTTTTCTGGAAAGTTACCCGACGTCGAAAAGACAAAACCTGCAGCCCACTTAACCAAGGAGGGCCTGTCAAAGAACAAGGAAAGGAAGAACTCCCAGAAGAAAAGTTTCTTCAGCTCTTCTCCTCTACCACTGTACCCTGGGTGGAAAAGATTCTTGGGGGAGAAATAGTGATTGTTTCTGATGCAGAGAGCTGGAAGAGAGTGGAACCTTTACTAAAGGAGGAGTTGGAGTACTGTCCAGTCCTTGGAATCGACTGTGAGTGGGTAAGACTGAAATCATGGACAAGTCTGTTCTATGGGAATTAGTCCTTTGGTTTGAGCAGATTGTGCTCCCATAATGCTGAAAGTTCAGGTGGGTCAGAAAAGAGGCAGTACAATTTAGCTCTTAAATTTCTAGTTACAGCATTGTTTGGAAGATATATTGTGAGATTTTGATGCAGTCACACTGATAGTCCTGACTTTATAGAAGTGTGCTTCTCATTTGGATGGGGATCAATTCCAGCACTATCCCCACATCTGGGAGGAGTCTGTGACTGACTGGTGGGTACTTTCCATCCTCTGGAACTGGCACAAGATAGACTTTCCAACTCCCTTCATTGCTTCCCCTGTTCCCAAGACAGATCTTGAGCTATTCCACATTTAGTGCTCATAGGGACAGTGGAATTGGTGCCCTCAGCACAGGTTTCCATGGGGCCTATTCCATTCTGTTTAGATCTGGGGACTAGAGGGTGATTCTAAATCTAAAGAGAGGAATCTCTGGTTAAAGAAGTTAAGATTCCAGATAGAAtgacttttctctttctcttttttgacAGGTCTCTATCCAAGGGAAGGCCAAGCCTGTTTCTCTGCTGCAAATGGCAGCCTGTGGTGGTCTCTGTGCCCTCCTTCGCTTGCCTAGGCTGACCAGTGGTGAGCAGACTCTTCCAGAGACGTTGCTGGACATCCTAGCTGATGGCAGAGTCCTGAAAGTTGGGGTAGGGTGCTGGGAAGATTCCTGCAGGCTGCTCCATGACTACGGGGTCACAGTGAAAGGGAGTGTTGACCTCCGGTATCTGGCCATGAGACAAAGGTTTGTAGAATAGCAGGAAAGTTGTTAAGtgggctggggcagtggggaggAATATAGTTGTGCTTCTTGAATATCTGAAAACTGTTGAGTGTTAGAGAAGGAAGTCAGTATAATGTTTATTCCATAGAGACAGTGGTGGATGTTGGACAGTGATAAGTGTTGTCTGCTTTGGAGAAATGTTTTTATTTGCAATAAATGTATAGTTCTGTTCCAGCTGCAGTCTCTCCTGTTTTTAATCAACTCCTTGCAAATGGAAAGTAGCTTCAAGAAGAAGTTTGTAACACTGCACGTTTTTAGATCGCAAGCTATTTGCCAAAGGAGTACTACACACAGATGTCCCTTCACCGAAGCAATTTCCTTTGGACACTGTTTCATTTGGAGAGAGTTTTGCATGGATgagtttaattttcttttctttctgtttacACAATCTGAAGGAAGTCCCTCCCGCCAAACGGTCTCAGCCTCAAATCTCTAGCGGAAAGGATCCTGAACTATTCACTTGACAAATCTCCTCACCTGCGGTGCAGCAACTGGGAGAGCGAGCACCTGGCTGAAGAACAGGTTTGTTTTTGAGCTGTGCATATTGATTATAACACCCATTTCCAATCCTTCCAGCCCAAGGGGGTtgcaagcaaaataaaaacatacattaaaaaaaacacaataagaACATCCTCCCCAGGGTAAAAAAAgtcaattaaaagcctgggtgaaaGGAGTGTTTTATCCTGGCTTTGAAAACTAACGAGTCTCATAGAAATATCACAATCTTGGGTAATTTCCAGCTCATTCTCATTGACTGTTCAATGTTCCCGTGTTCAGTTTTTCCCTCTGGGCAAGGAGAAAGCAAGAGTTTAGATTTGCAAAAGTCTTTAGTATGAAAtgtagagcttcttgtggcgcagggtggtaaagcagccgacatgctgtctgaagctctgaccatgaggctaggagttcgatcccagcagccacctcaaggttgaatcagccttccatccttccgaggtcagtaaaatgagtatgcagcttgctgggggggtaaaaggtaatgactggggaagggaatagcaaaccaccctttattgagtctgccatgaaaacgctagagggcgtcaccccatgggtgaaacatgactcggtgcttgcacaggggatacctttacctttacctttaccttagtatgAATTGGCTGAAGCACATGTTCTTTGTGTGCCAGAGGGGCAAGGATACCCCAACCATGACTGGGGTAAACCTGTTTGGACAGCTGCTGTAGAGACATTCCCCTTAAAGAGCCACCACCACAAACAGCAGATCAGCAGTGACTCAGGTTCCAACCACACCAGTTGGCTGAGTGACTCCTTGACTGTCATGAGGAGAAGTGGGTGTGGTCCAAGGACCTCCGAAGCTATCACTGCAGGCCTAGTGGGAGGGGAGCTGGTAAGAAGAGGAGGCAGAAGCACAGAGAGCATGCAAACTCCCTCTCTCCTCCATCTGATGCCATATGGGGCTGAGCCAAGAGGTGTTGGGGGTAGTCAGGACTTGCTCACATTTGACAGTAGATCTAGGGATGAAATCAAGGATGGAGAAAGCTACTCCAATGGAGATGCAAATGGGGTCAGTCTGCAGATTTGCAAATGTGCCCTGCCTCTCCAATACATCAGGACTTAATTATATATCTATACAGTTAGCAATCCTTCAAAGGAGGAGCAAATGAAATACCTCggaaaaacagctgagcactAACAACCAGAACTTGCACTGACTGAGAACTCGCCCTGTGGGTTCCCATGAAGGGTTACTTTACACAGGCTTCTGTAAGAGTCACTGGAGACTCAGCTATTCCTTTTCCATTTCAGGAAACCTCTTCTATCAGGTAAGGATGGCAACAAAAAAAATGTGTTGTCCAGATCCATTGGCTCATTTATCATTAAGCATAGCCAGGGCACCAGCCAAAGGAATGGCTCAGTTGAACCAAGTTGTTGTGCAGCCTTAGAGCTTTGGCATTGCCTTACGTAGAGTAGAGGTGACGGTCCCATTCATtgtgatcctttaaaaaaaatttggaGCATTCATCAGGGGTCCCCACACGTATCAGAACTGCCACTGGGTAATGCAATGTAAAGCCTCTTCCTGTCTCCTCAGGTCACTTATGCTGCCAGGGATGCCCAGGTGTCAGTAGCTCTGTTCCTGCATCTGCTGCAACTTCCCTTTATCCCTCAAGCGGAGAGAAGTGAGCATGCTCTTCCTGGCTGGGAAAAGGGCCTGCGGAGGTGTCAGGGCTTGGTGGATGTACCCTTCAGAGGAAGAAAGAGTAGCTGCCTCTCTGACGGTGAGAACAAAGAAGGAGACTTGCAGCAAAACACCAAGAACCAGAAGTCCTCACTGTCTAATGAGCAGACCCCAGTCAGCCAGCCAGGAAGGGACCCACGGAAGCACAAGCGGAAGCCCCTGGGAGTGGGATATTCTGCTAGGTAATTATACGCCTCCTTATTCTTCAGCTCTTTGGTAGGAAGGAAGTCTGAAGGATTTGTATTTAATTCGGGGGAGTTTGGCTTCAATAGCCAGCTTTGGAGCTCCTCATTGGAGATGCCAATCTAACtcttcccttctaactctatgattctgtgattcttgtgGGGCCCTCCCCTTGGCCAAAGTACTTGCATGGGTGGGGGACCCGCCTTATTGTGAGGAAATAGGTGCAGTTCCTTCAGAGGAGAGGAGTTTGATGTCACTTTGACTGTCAGGGAAGGTTAAGTTACTTCCAGAGCAGTGCATGAAGTCAACGATCATTCCTTCATGTGCTTAAGGAAGGCTGATGCTTCACCAATGCCACATTGAGTTCCTGATGTGCCGAACACCTTGGATGCTAAACTACAGGATTTAGGTGCCAATGCTATTGACTTTAGGTGGATTTGCATCCAGTATGGTCCTATGCCGCCACTGTGTGCAGGATATGACTAATGAAAGCTCATGCTTGTGATATATTTGTTTTCACAGGAAATCTCCCCTGTATGACAATTGCTTCTTATATGCACCAGATGGGCAACCGCTATGCACCTGTGACCGCAAAAAGGCCCAGTGGTATCTTGACAAGGGTATTGCAGGTATGcgagcctttttaaaaattgttgggCAAGAATGGCTGGGCAGGGAGTGGGGATCATTAAGTGTCGAAAGACGCTCTTTTTATTCTATTCATTTTTGTCAAGACTATGGTTATTAAAATGGCCTGTGAAAAAGGACAGAGCGGAGTAATGCAGACTGGCATGGTGACCCTGATGTTGCATTTGGACCACATTCTGGTAGGGGCTATCCACTGCCCTCAGCCTTCATTGAACCACTCATGGAGCATACTTCAGTGTACTGTCTTTCATTTTATAACTCTCTGGGGGCTGCATGATGCCTGTGCCTCTCTGCCTTTTCTTCCTGAGATGGGATTTCTTTGTCTCAGCCTGGATGCGAGCAGAGAGGGCAGCTATGGCAACCAACCTGTTAATAGATGCTTTGGGGAGGTGCTGGATCTCAGgagtagagcatctgttttgcaagcagaaggacccaggctcagtccctggcatctccagttgcaaAGGATCAGATAGCAGATAATGAGAAAGTACTCCAGCTGGGACCCTGAAGAACCCCTGCCAGGCAGGTTCAACAATATTGATGATAGACTACATGTATTCATGTGTACTAAAGAAGTTGGCatacaaaaataaacaagatTCACCCCATCCTCCCCATGAAGCTCGGTTTTTACCTTTATGCACTTTCTATTTTGTGTAATCCAGTATTTAGTTTCATCTCACAGTTCTCCTTTGGACATtaattcagtctctctctctctctctctctctctggtggtCCTAGAGTTGGTGGGTACAGACCCATTTATTGTGAAGCTACATTTTGAACCTTCTGGGCGCCCTGAATCTCAGGTGGATTATTATTTAACCATCAAAGAGAACATGTGTGTTGTTTGTGGCAAGACAGAGTCTTATATTCGGTGAGTACTCTAGTATGCCAGTGAAAAATATATATCTGACACAGCAAAACACCAGCGCTTATGCTGGAGTCCATTTATTTCAGTAGCATTGGCTCCTATTGATATGTAACACCTGATGGATTATTCCCTGGTAGATAGGGCCCAATCCTTACAAATATATATGCAATATATAGAATTGCAGTGCActtatttttttcttaatgtCACAACATATGATTATTTGCCCAACCACACAGTCACTTATGAGCATATGAGATCAAacatcacaaatatatatatatagggtttTCCACATGGTGACAGGCTTGTGTTGGCTTGTGTAGTTGTGTAGTTTTCCTCCTTGCTGCTGCATGTGGTGATATGGTGCAGTGGCAATGAGGCTTCCACAGGGCAGGTTTCCTTATTGTTTCCTTGCTTCAGGCCCTCAGCAGTAACCAttgagccccaccccaccccccacccccacacactttAGGTTTTTTAAAGACCactttaggtttttttttaattaattggcAATTGACTATTGTTATAGCATTCTGTGTTGGTTTCTCTgaactttaaaaatgaaagctgggaaggGTAAGTCTCTACCCTCTTTTGTTAAAGAGACATGACTTTCCCTTATAAGTCTACAGTGAAAGGGGGCAGAGATTTCCattcttaaaaacaaaagctaagaatctagagcagtggtccccaacctttttagcaccggggaccactcaacgctggggaccactcaacgccttttactgaggcccggtggggggggggtagtttactcctctactctcaaccactgccctagcactctctgatcactatggtaatgtttaaacatcccttcaaaataagatacagatacgccacaacaatgaacataaggaacattttattttcatggaaattttaactcatgacaggagggggagaaggcgtccttcggggcccacctccaattagtcgaaggaccacatgtggtccgcagcccacaggttggggatcgctaatctagagaaCCTGATACAAAGAACGTTTTAATGAcatcttgttgctgtttttaaggaAGCCCCCTGGTGGCCAGTGGAGGAAAGGGCTGGGGATGGGACATTAAACCAGATAAATGAAACATGGAGGAGAGGCCCTTTCCGATTTCCTAATGTAAACTTTCTTTCCTGTGAAAGACTCAGTAGATGCCATTATAAAATTAAAGTGTGGAGACATAAGTAGGGTTGGGGCTGCACATGCTGAGGCTTACTGAgtggaatagattcaaatgggtagccgtgttcatctgaagtagcacagagtCCAGtaccatctttaagaccaacaaagatttattcaaggagtgagctttcgagtgcatgcactcttcctcagactatgaactccctatgacagtgggaatatatagcaaaacatatggaaaaatatatagcaaaacaTAGCAAAAATATTGTTGCTATATCCACTGTCacatagggagttcttagtctgaggaagaatgcttgcgctcgaaagctcatgctttgaataaatttttgttggtcttgaaggtgcttctggactctgattttattgagtggaatagaatagaatagcaTTGCTTATCTGTATTTTCATTGCTTGACTGTCCTTATTGCTTGTGGGTGGGAGGCCGTTTACTCCATATGTTTTGCTCCTTTATGTCACTATATCTGTCATGTTTCCCTGCAGTTTTAAGGTGGAGGAAAATATGCTGAAGATGAAACAATGTAATGTCAAAATGACCACTAGAGAGAGCAAAATATACAGAAAAAAGTAATAAAGTAATAGGGGCAGGCAAGCAACAAAAATGAGAGTGTGGAAGAACCCACAGTGGCTTGATCTGCAGCAATTCTCAGGTCATGTAGATCTCTATAACACAAACAGCAGTGTCGGCCAAGTTGATGTGTGAAGGCAGAAGAGTGGACCTGGCCAGTTTTTTCCTCTGGTCGGTTAACAGCACCCCTCCAATGCTCCAGGGTCATGGGGCTTTCAGCTGGTTGTGCTAAACAATGGGCTTATTTCTTCAACAGAAAGAACATTGTGCCTCATGAATATCGGAGACACTTCCCCATCCAGATGAAGGACCACAACTCCCATGACGTGCTGCTCCTCTGCACTGCCTGTCATGCTATTTCCAATTACTATGACAACCATCTGAAGCAGAAGCTGGCTGAGGAGTTTGGTGCCCCCATTGGCTGTGAGGAGGGTGTCCGCCTGCTTGAAGATCCCGTCCGCAGGCAAGTCCGTTCAGGTGCTAGGGCCCTTCTGAATGCAGATGGCCTGCCTGGGGCCAGGAAAGAGGAACTGTTACAGGTGCTTAAGGACTACTTTCACTCTGTGACAGTTTCACAAGAGATGTTGCAAGAAGCAGCTGGACTGGAAACCAGGTACGTTTAGTGTCTGCTGATCTGGACTGCAGATTGCAGTCAACTGTGTGCCAAGATTTAAATTCAGGACAACAGGCCAGGACTTACTGCTTTCCTATTACAGTCTAATTATTTGCATTAGCCTCAAGGTGTGTTCATTTGGCCCAACCCTCCTCTTGATCAAGCCCACCTCTGTCTCTGTGGGTAGGACCTGATTTGGAAGGTTGCCTCTTGCTGAGGTTCTGATCTTAAGAACCATCCCTCTCTAGTGAGTGGAGCATGAGAGAAGGTAGATTTAAAGGTGATTTAAATGTGCATAATGTGTagcagccctgactgttccttagaaggccagatcctgaagatgaaactcaaatactttggccacctcatgagaaggaaggactccctggagaagagcctaatgctgggagcgattgagggcaaaagaagaaggggacgatagagaatgaggtggctggatggagtcactgaagcagtaggtgcaaacttaaatggactctggagaatggtagaggacaggaaggcctggaagatcattgtccatggggtcgcgatgggtcggacacgacttcacacctaacagcaacaacgtGTAGGGGTgtctctttcccctctccttggTCATGGAACATAATTTTTATATTCGACATATCTGTTTTTAAGTTGACTTACAGCTGAATTCTCAGCAGAGTTGCACACTTCTGCCTCAATTGACTTTAGTGCTTTAAAGGGGttaactgtttaggatttcactgccAGTTGCCTGACTTTCTGCAATGTGAGGGAATCAGAATTCTTTTAGAGAACTTGCAGGGCATCATCATCCTCTCCACTGTCGTAGTACAGACATGACTTCAAAATGATGTTACGAACACCCCTGAAGAGGCTGAAATGTAGTGACCCTGAAGGTTGCTTGGATCTTCCATGAAGTTCTGTGCTTCTCTAAATTCAAGTTTTGTTTTCTCCTTTCAGGATTTGTAACGAGACCTATATGCCTCATGGACTGAAAGTAGTACAGTGTTTTGCCAAAGGGGGTCTCCGTTCCCTCATGCAGCTGGAGAGACGATGGCGCCAGCACTTCTTGGACACTATGCAGCCCAAGCATCTCCCGAAGCAGTGGTCCATTGATCACAATCATGAGAAACTGATCCGAAAGTATGGAGAGGATCTCCAGGTTGAATTGTCTTGAAAACTGGAACGTCCAGAAGATACCTGTAGACTGATGCGGTTGATAACATCAGAAGACTTAATGGATGTCTCCTGTTTTTCTTCAGTACTGCCTATGCTAAATTAGGCTTGCTCCCTTTTACTAGGTGTGACCATTGTTCTAGCGAGGTCAGTACTGGCTACTCTGATTGGCACAGGGTCTCCAGTAAAAGCCTTCTATATCACCAGTTGCTTgacccttttaattggagatgtccCTGCCTTCACCACCACTGAGCCAGCCCCTCacttaaattgaaataaaatagagctaggttgtgggggggggggggggcgttgtactccactttttgctacctgaaggagtctcaaagcagtgtacagttgcctacccttcctctccgcacaacagacacctgtgattGACCCctgatcacccagcaggctttatgtgaaggagtggggaatcaagcccagttctctagattagaggctgctgctcttaaccacgacaccaagctggctcttgattaAGAACTAATTATTTGTACTGGCTGACAAAACTGTAGTAATGTACAAGCATTACAATTTGAATGGTAATTGGATGGTCTCCTTCTTGTCCCACAAAGACTTGGGATTGTGGATTCGGATTGATTACCATTTGCAATGGCAACCAGTGTACGATGAAGGCTATTGGCAGGGAAAAATATTGTGCTGAGTAACAGATATGCCTCTTCTGATCCTGAGCACCATAGAGTGCTGAAGTCCTCTTAGCTCTAGTACTTTGGTTCACCTTGTCTCACAGGGGAAGACAGAGCCGGGTGCCATGATGCTGTGGGACATTTTGGAATTTTGCTTAGTGCTCAGCCTTTGCCTTCAAGAGCTTGCTACACCCTTCTCAGCCAAGGTCACCACTTAACCAGTGGCAACCAGGAACAAGTGAGGGAACTGTTTATGTATTTTCAGTGTTTgtgtaaaaaaacaaaagtgCCAGTATTCATTTATGCTGTTATGCTGATTTCcatcagttctctcaggacttgggagtgccccccccccccaaatggtgcTGATAGTATTGTCCCAGGTGTATTCAGAAACCAGAAAGCCAGTTTCCAAGTCATTCCTTGTTTGAGATTGTTTGGTAAAAGAACATTGCTCTCATCACTGAGGAAATCAGTAGTGAATGGCCACGGTAAACAGCCTTAACTCCGTTTCTCCCCAGAAACTGGAGGGTATCTTGAATAGCTGGGCACTTTCCCATCATCCTTTGCAAGGCAGGAAATATACTGCAATCTTCCATCACTTCACTAGGTGGTGCTCTTATCCTTCAGTTCTTTTCTTGCCGTGGTAGAGACTACAAAGATATTAAAGTGCTCCAATATAAATTCTTTGGAGTTCTCTGTCTGCAGTGTTAATTCTTCCCCACCACCTCTCTTAATATTTATACATTCATACTTCTTCACACTTTCCTTTTCTAAAATATGGATTTTTGTCAGTCATTAGGCctttcctgtttgttttcctttccttgccCTTTTCCACCTTGTTAAGCCATGGATTGCACCCTTGCTTCATTTGGGGTATTGTCTGCCtggagttccactggagaagctTTAGAGGCAGcagcctcttctccttctccttcctcctcttttattatttattattattatatttaggaATTATACTGACGAAGCCCTGATACAGGAGGGCCCTGTAGTTTTGGGTTGCAAACAGGGATATAGCTGAGCTCTTTAGAGTGAATGTCTTGCCCCTGAGACTCAGAGTGGTAAAACGCTGACATTGGCAATTTGGGCTGCAAAAAAAGCTCCACTACTACAGATTCCTGGGGATCAGCAGGGTAGTCATGTCAAGGGGAAATGTAGCCCTGCAGCTGTATtgagtcagggccattccgcactcgtccaaaatagcacaatggttacaaattgaaatcgctacagttttgccattatgcacaatgtcgctgacaatct is a genomic window containing:
- the EXD2 gene encoding exonuclease 3'-5' domain-containing protein 2 isoform X1 — protein: MSKQTTVAVVVATLLGVTAGGLFFWKVTRRRKDKTCSPLNQGGPVKEQGKEELPEEKFLQLFSSTTVPWVEKILGGEIVIVSDAESWKRVEPLLKEELEYCPVLGIDCEWVSIQGKAKPVSLLQMAACGGLCALLRLPRLTSGEQTLPETLLDILADGRVLKVGVGCWEDSCRLLHDYGVTVKGSVDLRYLAMRQRKSLPPNGLSLKSLAERILNYSLDKSPHLRCSNWESEHLAEEQVTYAARDAQVSVALFLHLLQLPFIPQAERSEHALPGWEKGLRRCQGLVDVPFRGRKSSCLSDGENKEGDLQQNTKNQKSSLSNEQTPVSQPGRDPRKHKRKPLGVGYSARKSPLYDNCFLYAPDGQPLCTCDRKKAQWYLDKGIAELVGTDPFIVKLHFEPSGRPESQVDYYLTIKENMCVVCGKTESYIRKNIVPHEYRRHFPIQMKDHNSHDVLLLCTACHAISNYYDNHLKQKLAEEFGAPIGCEEGVRLLEDPVRRQVRSGARALLNADGLPGARKEELLQVLKDYFHSVTVSQEMLQEAAGLETRICNETYMPHGLKVVQCFAKGGLRSLMQLERRWRQHFLDTMQPKHLPKQWSIDHNHEKLIRKYGEDLQVELS
- the EXD2 gene encoding exonuclease 3'-5' domain-containing protein 2 isoform X2, encoding MSKQTTVAVVVATLLGVTAGGLFFWKVTRRRKDKTCSPLNQGGPVKEQGKEELPEEKFLQLFSSTTVPWVEKILGGEIVIVSDAESWKRVEPLLKEELEYCPVLGIDCEWVSIQGKAKPVSLLQMAACGGLCALLRLPRLTSGEQTLPETLLDILADGRVLKVGVGCWEDSCRLLHDYGVTVKGSVDLRYLAMRQRKSLPPNGLSLKSLAERILNYSLDKSPHLRCSNWESEHLAEEQVTYAARDAQVSVALFLHLLQLPFIPQAERSEHALPGWEKGLRRCQGLVDVPFRGRKSSCLSDGENKEGDLQQNTKNQKSSLSNEQTPVSQPGRDPRKHKRKPLGVGYSARKSPLYDNCFLYAPDGQPLCTCDRKKAQWYLDKGIAELVGTDPFIVKLHFEPSGRPESQVDYYLTIKENMCVVCGKTESYIRKNIVPHEYRRHFPIQMKDHNSHDVLLLCTACHAISNYYDNHLKQKLAEEFGAPIGCEEGVRLLEDPVRRICNETYMPHGLKVVQCFAKGGLRSLMQLERRWRQHFLDTMQPKHLPKQWSIDHNHEKLIRKYGEDLQVELS